A window of Babesia microti strain RI chromosome III, complete genome contains these coding sequences:
- a CDS encoding myosin light chain, putative (overlaps_old_locusTagID:BBM_III04765) encodes MVTTNQVAKMMNLFNMYSKGSDTMSTVHVGDLIREMGLAPSNKEISKFKDKTGEKCTIDDIKEFCNEVEHPEDTKENLIELFKFFDPNNTGNIKKKILVKILSSVGEPLSPAENGDFLQNYCDNSEDVDYSKVLDKLLG; translated from the exons ATGGTTACTACCAATCAGGTAGCGAAAATGATGAACCTTTTCAATATGTATTCG AAAGGATCCGACACAATGTCTACGGTCCATGTGGGCGATCTGATCAGGGAGATG GGACTCGCACCTTCCAACAAGGAAATAAGCAAGTTTAAGGACAAAACTGGAGAAAAATGcacaattgatgatattaaGGAGTTCTGCAACGAAGTAGAGCATCCCGAAGATACAAAGGAAAACCTCATTGAGTTATTCAAATTCTTCGATccaaat aATACTGGGAATATCAAAAAGAAGATATTGGTTAAAATACTTTCATCAGTTGGTGAACCGCTAAGTCCTGCTGAGAATGGAgattttttgcaaaattattgtgatAATAGCGAAGATGTCGACTATTCCAAGGTGCTGGATAAGCTATTGGGCTAA
- a CDS encoding hypothetical protein (overlaps_old_locusTagID:BBM_III04760) yields MKKTTCIITVLLLIILACVGTWIGLNVHSLHRDPKKDHTPTRLGRDHIIKDKLNLEKDLSVDFDKIKSMDELKLALKLYAKENDIDEAEFFLKPEVKNIITKYSNSISTEVKKTSEENVSNILAELGITPDTKLDKNTRKKILQVFKEKFGIDLEPLLNDKEVKRDIKNLETVFKIDFSQILESQSVGELFKNLFKGLIIEYKDKHSLQFDGEVFDKVKDSLGNIFGKISIVDNKPSVTTKSIQTAKESAPESSQESVSRNELANKESPAARKVEKQELKEQKKTEIGKDVYSDTHGTIVERPLIEKQPSEDTSKYKPPSTHTISHTDKNIAKEPRGDKTSDPMKDVEDIKRSLEETDQLEKFKAETENSESIRKMVSEINQIIKPGKDWVNVQQERVKIEKMVNEAQKLLRSSKPSTDGHTSITQNKLLNSDMNETIRKEREDLQKITDEIISTLKEAQRIEKENKEKEEGELQIQPKENDIKDKSNSDSAITDNGKGSSTKIKKKTKKPKGLSDGDKLLKEIIEKDAKENKALEEMAKITKEQYANV; encoded by the exons ATGAAAAAAACGACATGTATCATAACTGTGTTATTGTTAATCATCCTGGCCTGTGTTGGCACATGGATTGGTCTGAATGTACATTCATTGCACCGGGATCCCAAGAAAGATCATACTCCAACCAGACTTGGCAGGGACCATATCATCAAGGATAAGCTG AACTTGGAAAAGGATTTATCCGTTGACTTTGACAAAATAAAAAGTATGgatgaattaaaattggcACTCAAATTATATGCCAAAGAGAATGATATAGATGAGGCAGAATTTTTCCTTAAACCTGAAGTCAAAAACATCATAACCAAATATTCTAATAGTATAAGCACCGAGGTTAAAAAAACCTCGGAGGAAAATGTCAGTAATATTTTGGCTGAATTGGGTATAACCCCAGATACAAAGTTGGACAAGAATACTAGGAAAAAAATTCTTCAAGTATTTAAAGAGAAGTTTGGCATAGACCTAGAACCCCTTCTCAATGACAAAGAGGTTAAGAGAGATATTAAGAACTTGGAAACTGTCttcaaaattgatttttccCAAATATTGGAATCACAATCTGTGGGTGAATTGTTTAAGAATTTGTTCAAGGGATTGATTATTGAGTACAAGGATAAACATTCACTGCAATTCGATGGGGAAGTATTTGATAAGGTGAAGGATAGCTTAGgcaatatatttggaaagATCTCTATCGTTGATAACAAGCCCTCTGTCACTACCAAATCCATACAGACA GCAAAGGAATCTGCTCCAGAATCTTCTCAGGAATCTGTATCAAGAAATGAACTAGCCAATAAGGAATCTCCAGCTGCAAGGAAGGTTGAAAAGCAGGAGCTAAAGGAACAAAAGAAAACTGAAATTGGTAAAGACGTATATAGTGATACTcat ggCACTATAGTAGAACGACCATTAATTGAAAAACAACCCAGTGAAGATACTTCTAAATATAAACCACCATCCACGCACACTATTAGCCATACTGATAAAAACATTGCTAAAGAACCTAGGGGTGATAAAACATCTGATCCTATGAAGGATGTAGAAGACATTAAAAGATCATTAGAAGAAACAGATCAACTGGAAAAATTTAAAGCTGAAACGGAAAACAGCGAAAGTATTCGAAAAATGGTTTCAGAGATAAACCAAATCATCAAACCAGGAAAAGATTGGGTAAATGTGCAGCAAGAAAgagttaaaattgaaaagatGGTGAATGAAgcacaaaaattattgagaTCTAGCAAACCTTCAACTGATGGACATACAAGCATTACCCagaataaattattgaattctGATATGAACGAGACGATACGCAAAGAAAGGGAAGACCTGCAGAAGATAACCGATGAAATAATTAGCACATTAAAGGAGGCCCAAAGAATTGAAAAAGAGAATAAGGAAAAGGAGGAAGGAGAGCTACAAATACAACCGAaagaaaatgatattaaagaTAAGAGCAACTCAGATAGTGCTATAACTGATAATGGGAAAGGCAGTTCAACTAAGATTAAAAAGAAGACTAAGAAACCCAAGGGGCTATCCGACGGAGATAAGTTGCTAAAGGAAATTATCGAAAAAGATGCAAAGGAGAATAAGGCCCTGGAGGAAATGGCAAAGATTACAAAGGAACAATATGCTAACgtctaa